A single region of the Anaerolineales bacterium genome encodes:
- the kdpC gene encoding K(+)-transporting ATPase subunit C — MKPFLQAARMLLILTVLTGVAYPLLITAVGGALFPYQANGSLERQGDTVIGSALIGQANEDSRYVWGRPSAVNYMARSQPAALGSSGASNLSSTSKTLAEAVVERAASFRTANGLAPDAHVPAEMLFASGSGLDPHISPEAARLQVARVARERGLPLERVAALVESFVEAPQFGIFGQPRVNVLRLNIALDGLKD; from the coding sequence ATGAAACCTTTTCTTCAAGCGGCGCGGATGCTGCTTATTCTAACGGTGCTAACAGGGGTGGCGTATCCCCTGCTGATAACGGCGGTGGGCGGGGCGCTTTTTCCCTATCAGGCAAACGGCAGCCTCGAACGGCAGGGTGATACCGTCATTGGATCGGCGTTGATTGGTCAGGCAAACGAGGACTCACGCTACGTTTGGGGGCGTCCTTCGGCGGTGAACTATATGGCGAGGTCGCAGCCCGCAGCGCTTGGATCATCGGGGGCAAGCAACCTGAGCAGCACCAGTAAAACGCTGGCAGAGGCAGTGGTAGAGAGGGCGGCATCCTTCCGCACGGCGAACGGCTTAGCCCCGGACGCACATGTTCCGGCAGAGATGCTCTTTGCCTCAGGGAGCGGGCTTGATCCACATATCAGCCCGGAGGCGGCGCGGCTGCAAGTGGCGCGGGTGGCACGGGAGCGGGGGCTGCCGCTGGAACGGGTGGCGGCGCTGGTAGAATCGTTCGTGGAAGCGCCACAGTTTGGCATTTTTGGGCAGCCCAGGGTGAATGTGCTGAGGTTGAACATCGCCCTCGATGGGCTGAAGGACTAG
- the kdpB gene encoding potassium-transporting ATPase subunit KdpB yields the protein MENTTGKTRSLANRAVLRGAMGDALRKLSPRQLVKNPVMCVVAVGALMTTGIVIRDGANGLPIGFNLQIALWLWFTVLFANFAEAMAEGRGKAQADALRKTRTHLSARRLINGREEKVAAAALKKGDRVVCEAGDVIPADGEVVEGIASVDESAITGESAPVIRESGGDRSAVTGGTKVLSDRIVIRVTMEQGNSFLDRMIALIEGAKRQKTPNEIALTILLSGLTIIFLLAVVTLRAFAAYSEAESGITQTTATVPVLIALLVCLIPTTIGGLLSAIGISGMDRMIQRNVLATSGRAVEAAGDVDVLLLDKTGTITLGNRMAAAFHPAPRIPPERLADAAQIASLADETPEGRSIVVLAKTQFHLRGRDLAAVKAEFIPFSAQTRMSGVDFSAAGKGVPPAPIRKGAGDAVKAYIESIGGTFPAAVTTTVEGIARSGGTPLVVSEGREVLGVIELKDIVKGGIRERFAELRQMGIRTVMITGDNPLTAAAIAAEAGVDDFMAQATPEDKLKRIRQEQANGHLVAMTGDGTNDAPALAQADVGVAMSSGTQAAREAGNMVDLDSDPTKLVEVVAIGKQLLMTRGALTTFSIANDVAKYFAILPALFGTLYAAEVGGRGPLAVLNIMALRSPQSAILSAIIFNALIIIALVPLALRGVQYKAMGAAAILRRNLLIYGVGGLLTPFIAIKLIDVLVVALRLV from the coding sequence ATGGAAAACACGACAGGGAAAACGCGTTCACTTGCTAATCGGGCAGTGTTGCGAGGGGCGATGGGAGATGCCCTGCGGAAACTCTCCCCCCGTCAATTGGTGAAAAATCCAGTCATGTGTGTGGTGGCGGTGGGTGCGCTGATGACGACGGGGATCGTCATCCGCGACGGGGCTAATGGCTTGCCCATTGGGTTCAACCTACAGATTGCCCTATGGCTGTGGTTCACCGTCCTGTTTGCCAATTTTGCCGAGGCAATGGCGGAAGGGCGCGGCAAAGCCCAAGCCGACGCGCTGCGCAAGACGCGGACGCACCTCAGCGCACGGCGGCTGATCAACGGGCGGGAGGAAAAGGTAGCCGCCGCTGCCTTGAAAAAGGGAGATCGTGTCGTCTGCGAGGCGGGCGATGTGATCCCTGCCGATGGCGAGGTGGTGGAAGGCATTGCCAGTGTCGATGAATCGGCAATCACGGGAGAGTCCGCGCCTGTGATCCGCGAGAGTGGCGGAGATCGGAGCGCCGTCACCGGGGGGACGAAAGTCCTCAGTGATCGGATCGTGATCCGCGTGACGATGGAGCAAGGCAACAGCTTCCTAGACCGGATGATCGCCCTGATTGAAGGGGCAAAACGCCAAAAGACGCCGAACGAGATCGCCCTGACGATTCTCCTTTCGGGCTTGACGATCATCTTCCTGTTGGCGGTGGTCACGCTGCGGGCATTTGCCGCCTACAGCGAGGCAGAGTCGGGAATCACCCAAACGACGGCAACCGTCCCCGTCCTCATCGCCTTGCTGGTGTGCCTGATTCCCACGACGATAGGCGGCTTGCTCAGCGCGATTGGGATTAGCGGGATGGATCGGATGATCCAGCGGAACGTCCTCGCCACTAGTGGGCGGGCAGTGGAGGCGGCAGGCGATGTTGATGTCCTACTGCTGGATAAGACGGGGACGATCACGCTTGGCAACCGTATGGCAGCGGCGTTCCACCCCGCCCCGCGTATTCCCCCAGAGCGCTTAGCAGATGCCGCTCAAATAGCATCCCTTGCCGACGAAACCCCCGAAGGACGTTCGATTGTCGTCCTTGCCAAAACACAATTTCACCTGCGCGGACGGGATTTGGCGGCGGTGAAAGCTGAATTCATCCCCTTTAGCGCCCAAACGCGGATGAGCGGGGTCGATTTTTCGGCGGCGGGCAAGGGCGTCCCCCCCGCCCCCATCCGCAAGGGTGCCGGGGATGCCGTGAAAGCCTACATCGAGTCCATAGGGGGGACGTTTCCGGCGGCAGTGACGACAACGGTGGAGGGAATCGCCCGCAGCGGGGGGACGCCCCTTGTCGTTTCCGAAGGGCGCGAGGTGTTGGGGGTGATCGAACTGAAAGATATTGTGAAGGGCGGGATTCGAGAACGCTTTGCCGAACTGCGCCAAATGGGGATTCGGACGGTGATGATCACCGGCGATAACCCCCTGACGGCGGCGGCAATTGCGGCGGAGGCGGGCGTTGATGACTTCATGGCGCAGGCAACCCCAGAGGACAAGCTCAAACGCATCCGTCAGGAACAGGCGAACGGGCATTTGGTGGCAATGACCGGCGATGGCACAAACGACGCTCCGGCGCTGGCACAGGCAGATGTCGGCGTCGCCATGAGCAGCGGGACACAGGCAGCCCGTGAAGCGGGGAACATGGTCGATTTGGATAGCGACCCCACCAAACTGGTGGAGGTTGTGGCGATTGGCAAGCAGCTGCTTATGACACGCGGGGCGCTGACGACCTTCAGCATCGCCAACGATGTGGCGAAATATTTCGCCATTCTTCCGGCGCTCTTTGGGACGCTCTATGCGGCGGAGGTGGGCGGGCGCGGACCGCTGGCGGTCTTGAACATCATGGCGTTGAGGTCGCCCCAAAGCGCCATTCTGAGCGCGATCATCTTCAACGCCCTGATCATCATCGCTCTTGTCCCGCTGGCGCTGCGCGGGGTGCAGTACAAGGCGATGGGCGCGGCGGCTATCTTGCGGCGAAACCTTCTGATTTACGGTGTGGGTGGTCTGCTGACGCCCTTCATCGCCATTAAACTGATCGATGTGCTTGTCGTCGCCTTGCGGTTGGTATAA
- the kdpA gene encoding potassium-transporting ATPase subunit KdpA: MTPSEIIQFILYFAVIIALTPLLGGYMARVFSGKPVVLSPLVRPLERMVYRFAGVNPTAEMTWRGYAAALLVFNILGFIVVLLLQLFQSALPLNPAGVGNVEPLLSFNTATSFMTNTNWQAYGGETTLSYLTQMAGLTVQNVLSAATGIAVLIALTRGIVAKTGKSLGNFWVDMVRATLYVLLPLSLLWAVLLVGQGIPQNFNPYTAARSLSGESQYIPQGPVASQIAIKQLGTNGGGYFNTNSTHPYENPTPFSNFLEMVALLLIPAALTHTYGLMVGSVRQGWAIFVAMLILFVIGLGVMLLAEYSPNPVYKGVSAALMEGKETRFGVANSILWGAATTAASNGAVNAMHSSFSPLAGGIALLNMLFGEVIFGGVGAGLYGMLIFVILTVFLAGLMVGRTPEYLGKKITTWEVKLAITAVLLPSVTILLFTALASLTTAGLSSRANSGAHGFSEMLYAFASCVGNNGSAFAGLNANTPFYNLLIGISMWVGRFAMILPALAIGGSLAGKRVTPPSPGTFPTDGALFVVLLIAVIVIVGALTFFPALALGPLVEHFLMNAGRVF; encoded by the coding sequence ATGACACCCTCAGAGATCATCCAATTTATCCTCTATTTCGCCGTGATCATTGCCCTCACGCCGCTGTTAGGGGGGTATATGGCACGGGTCTTCAGCGGAAAGCCCGTTGTGCTTTCGCCCCTTGTCCGTCCCCTAGAAAGAATGGTATACCGCTTTGCTGGCGTAAACCCCACTGCCGAAATGACGTGGCGTGGCTATGCCGCTGCGCTGCTGGTCTTTAACATTCTTGGTTTCATCGTCGTGCTGCTTTTGCAGCTTTTCCAAAGCGCCTTGCCGCTGAATCCGGCGGGGGTGGGCAATGTAGAGCCGCTGCTGTCGTTCAACACAGCAACCAGTTTTATGACGAACACAAATTGGCAGGCATACGGCGGTGAGACAACGCTGAGTTACCTCACCCAAATGGCGGGGCTGACCGTCCAAAACGTTCTGAGCGCCGCCACTGGCATTGCCGTCCTCATTGCCTTGACACGGGGCATTGTGGCGAAAACGGGAAAAAGTCTGGGCAATTTTTGGGTCGATATGGTGCGGGCGACGCTTTACGTCTTGCTGCCGCTCTCGCTGCTTTGGGCGGTGCTGCTCGTTGGGCAGGGCATCCCACAAAATTTCAACCCCTATACCGCAGCACGTTCGCTCAGCGGGGAGAGCCAGTACATTCCGCAAGGTCCCGTCGCCTCGCAGATTGCCATCAAACAGTTAGGGACGAACGGCGGGGGCTATTTCAACACGAACAGCACCCATCCCTATGAAAACCCAACGCCCTTTTCAAATTTTTTGGAGATGGTGGCGCTCCTTCTGATACCGGCGGCGCTGACGCATACCTATGGGCTGATGGTAGGGTCGGTTCGGCAGGGGTGGGCGATCTTCGTCGCTATGCTGATCCTGTTTGTGATCGGCTTGGGGGTGATGCTCCTTGCCGAATACAGCCCAAATCCGGTCTACAAAGGGGTGTCGGCAGCACTCATGGAGGGGAAGGAAACGCGCTTTGGGGTGGCGAACAGCATCCTTTGGGGCGCGGCGACAACCGCCGCCTCGAACGGCGCAGTAAACGCCATGCACAGCAGCTTTAGCCCATTAGCGGGGGGAATTGCGCTGCTGAATATGTTGTTTGGAGAGGTGATCTTCGGCGGCGTTGGAGCGGGGCTGTACGGGATGCTGATTTTTGTCATTTTAACGGTGTTCCTCGCTGGATTGATGGTGGGGCGAACGCCCGAATATCTGGGGAAAAAGATCACCACATGGGAGGTGAAGTTGGCGATCACGGCGGTGCTGCTGCCAAGCGTGACGATCCTGTTATTCACTGCCCTCGCCAGCCTCACTACTGCGGGGTTATCCAGCCGCGCCAACAGCGGGGCGCATGGGTTTTCAGAAATGCTCTATGCCTTTGCTTCCTGCGTGGGGAACAATGGGAGCGCCTTTGCCGGACTGAACGCCAACACACCGTTCTACAACCTGCTGATCGGGATTTCTATGTGGGTGGGGCGCTTCGCGATGATTCTCCCCGCGCTGGCGATTGGCGGAAGTTTGGCCGGAAAACGGGTTACGCCGCCCTCGCCGGGGACGTTCCCCACCGATGGGGCGCTCTTTGTTGTGTTGCTCATTGCGGTGATCGTCATCGTTGGCGCGTTGACCTTCTTCCCCGCCTTAGCGCTCGGCCCACTTGTCGAACACTTCCTGATGAACGCCGGGCGGGTGTTCTAA
- the kdpF gene encoding K(+)-transporting ATPase subunit F: MDADLLLAGVVAVILLIYLAYSMLYPERF, from the coding sequence GTGGATGCTGACCTTCTTCTTGCCGGTGTGGTCGCTGTGATCCTTCTCATCTACCTTGCCTATTCGATGCTCTATCCCGAACGGTTTTAG
- a CDS encoding DM13 domain-containing protein produces MRHRPRWGLLTLGAIGVAVLFAYPLWRTVFTGGRQQIPFQLVSPDQRRVLLEQPDRDLAATAYVSILTVVPVPPEVAPPPVPADAAIILSGRFTTIDAVHNAAGTVRIYRLRDDSVIMRFDEFKITNAPGLKVFLSSNEEVKTLADLSGVTSEWEAGLLAGTDGAQQFVIPRELPLSSYRTVVIVSEPLGQIYTVAPLK; encoded by the coding sequence ATGCGTCACCGTCCACGTTGGGGATTGTTAACCTTAGGCGCTATCGGCGTCGCCGTGTTGTTCGCCTACCCCCTTTGGCGGACAGTATTCACCGGTGGGCGGCAGCAAATCCCCTTTCAACTGGTCAGCCCTGACCAGCGCCGCGTCCTTTTGGAGCAGCCCGACCGCGACCTTGCCGCCACCGCTTATGTCTCCATCCTGACCGTTGTCCCCGTCCCGCCAGAAGTTGCCCCGCCCCCTGTGCCAGCCGACGCCGCAATCATCCTCAGCGGGCGCTTCACGACAATTGATGCTGTTCACAACGCGGCGGGCACCGTCCGTATCTACCGCCTGCGCGATGACTCGGTGATCATGCGCTTTGACGAGTTCAAAATCACGAACGCCCCCGGCTTGAAGGTCTTTCTTTCCTCAAACGAAGAGGTCAAAACCCTTGCCGATCTTTCTGGCGTTACCTCCGAATGGGAGGCGGGTCTTTTGGCGGGGACGGATGGCGCACAGCAGTTTGTGATTCCCCGCGAACTGCCCTTGTCTTCCTACCGCACCGTCGTGATCGTCAGCGAGCCACTCGGTCAAATCTATACCGTCGCCCCGCTGAAGTAG
- a CDS encoding class I SAM-dependent methyltransferase: MNTTLRLVERNVVPDVLIRLAIRGFIRASDRPLTQGGDRTKQMAFQQALIADLKRNPIAVHTADANAQHYELPTAFFREILGARMKYSSCYYPTGRETLDQAEEAMLALSCTRAELHDGLSILELGCGWGSLCLYLAETYPNSRITAVSNSRTQREYIMGQAAKHGFTNLTVITADMNDFETDQRFDRVMSVEMFEHMRNYECLLQKIASWLNPGGKLFVHIFSHIGQPYMVDTTRNWLAQYFFTGGVMPSDDLLLYFQRDLLIEDHWRVNGAHYARTLETWLQTFDRKRDVIRPILRETYGAKDETRWFVRWRLFFIACAEIMNKRGGNDYMISHYRFVKR, encoded by the coding sequence ATAAACACAACCCTTCGCCTTGTAGAGCGTAACGTTGTTCCCGATGTGCTGATTCGGCTTGCCATCCGGGGCTTCATTCGTGCCTCAGATCGCCCACTGACACAGGGCGGTGACCGGACGAAACAAATGGCGTTCCAGCAAGCGCTGATCGCTGACCTAAAACGCAACCCAATTGCCGTCCATACCGCGGATGCCAACGCCCAACACTACGAACTGCCAACGGCATTCTTCCGTGAAATCCTCGGCGCACGGATGAAATATTCAAGTTGCTACTACCCCACCGGGCGCGAAACACTCGATCAGGCTGAGGAGGCAATGCTCGCCCTTAGCTGCACCCGCGCCGAACTTCACGATGGGCTGAGTATTCTTGAGCTTGGCTGTGGGTGGGGATCGCTGTGCCTTTACCTTGCCGAAACGTACCCCAACAGCCGGATCACCGCTGTCTCAAATTCCCGCACACAGCGCGAATACATTATGGGGCAGGCGGCAAAGCACGGCTTCACCAACCTGACAGTGATCACCGCCGATATGAACGACTTTGAAACTGACCAACGCTTTGATCGTGTAATGTCGGTGGAAATGTTTGAACATATGCGCAATTACGAATGCCTTTTGCAAAAAATCGCCTCGTGGCTGAACCCCGGCGGCAAGCTGTTCGTCCACATTTTTTCCCACATCGGACAGCCCTATATGGTCGATACGACACGTAACTGGCTGGCACAGTATTTTTTCACGGGGGGCGTCATGCCCTCAGACGATCTGCTGCTCTACTTCCAGCGCGATCTGCTCATCGAAGATCACTGGCGGGTGAATGGCGCTCATTACGCCCGCACGTTGGAGACCTGGTTGCAAACCTTTGACCGCAAACGCGATGTGATCCGTCCCATTCTCCGCGAAACCTACGGCGCAAAGGACGAGACGCGCTGGTTTGTCCGCTGGCGGCTCTTTTTCATCGCTTGTGCCGAGATCATGAACAAGCGTGGCGGTAACGATTACATGATCTCCCATTACCGTTTTGTCAAACGCTGA
- a CDS encoding GAF domain-containing protein, with product MAQPWAPPSESKLLRAIALAVGGGIAALLVWLVVVLNTTDQGTRETVLEQYYRQQTELLTAITRQMETNLLTLAGDLTSTAHFFSISRSDTTAFSELSAVQNRHLVDLNAVVRLNADGIPIQAFPPPYQGVISDGIPLPWRFPNDAPQMIRSINGPLLTREGSTWLMIAPIYTNRQTFSGYVVGELRWEMTIQPILNRLATLGQGNVWFLPNAGLNISLSPDEEAIRAVIMREGDSWGRRVIRDERTGEYLNFAPVLAGNSIWWLAVGTSEAALFGRANTYLNNARGIVALSAAGIALGGVFLLIALRRLHRISLARLKVVNHTLRLRASQLEKSTHLSRDLSATLSMDVLCERAIQKLRSTFEFYHVALYVLMETTLVLRNEDGIPLPPDRDSVFPLTLELQDQNLNSKAARERRTIRVNDVRTSPDYVGTPATPDIRSELILPLMVEDQVVGMLDIASDMPNAFGEEDAMLFQGLANQLAIALRNAELYESAQQAQAEAETSNLLKSRFLANMSHELRTPLNSIIGYTELMVKQIYGTITPQQQNRLEKVLRNGQSLLALINDILDLSKIEAGRIELRDEPLDPVAIAKDVAATVLPLAEQNGNTFDLRHEEAIPTLHADTARVRQILFNLLSNAAKFTQSGKIALDIRRETDDDGVWVVFEVSDTGIGISQDHLPMLFKEFQQIDGSATRKYGGTGLGLAISRRFCRMMGGDVMVSSELGVGSVFTARLPVRPPQSVLPVRDTLTGEKAG from the coding sequence ATGGCGCAACCTTGGGCGCCACCCTCGGAGAGCAAACTTCTTAGGGCAATCGCCCTTGCCGTTGGCGGAGGGATTGCCGCGCTGCTCGTCTGGTTGGTGGTTGTACTGAACACCACGGATCAGGGAACGCGAGAGACTGTCTTGGAGCAGTATTACCGCCAACAGACGGAACTGCTGACAGCAATTACGCGCCAAATGGAGACAAATCTCCTCACCCTTGCTGGCGATCTGACCTCCACAGCCCATTTCTTCTCCATTTCGCGCTCAGACACCACCGCTTTTAGCGAACTTTCTGCGGTACAAAACAGGCATCTTGTTGATTTGAACGCGGTGGTGCGCTTGAATGCCGATGGAATACCGATTCAGGCATTCCCGCCGCCCTATCAGGGCGTTATTAGCGATGGTATTCCCCTCCCCTGGCGCTTTCCAAACGATGCGCCACAGATGATTCGCAGCATCAACGGGCCGCTGCTCACGCGGGAGGGATCAACATGGCTGATGATCGCCCCTATCTATACAAACCGGCAGACCTTTTCCGGCTATGTCGTAGGGGAACTGCGCTGGGAGATGACCATCCAGCCGATTTTGAACCGCTTGGCAACGCTTGGGCAAGGGAATGTCTGGTTTTTGCCCAATGCCGGACTCAATATCTCGCTTAGCCCCGATGAGGAAGCGATCCGTGCAGTGATTATGAGGGAGGGGGATAGTTGGGGACGGCGGGTGATCCGCGATGAACGCACGGGAGAATACCTTAACTTTGCCCCCGTTTTGGCGGGAAATTCGATCTGGTGGCTTGCCGTCGGCACCTCTGAGGCAGCGCTCTTTGGGCGGGCAAACACTTACCTGAACAATGCGCGGGGCATCGTCGCCCTCAGCGCCGCCGGAATTGCCTTGGGCGGGGTGTTTTTACTCATTGCCCTCCGCCGCCTCCATCGGATTAGCCTTGCGCGGCTGAAAGTGGTGAATCACACCCTTCGCCTGCGGGCAAGCCAACTCGAAAAAAGCACCCACCTCAGCCGCGATCTTTCGGCAACGCTTTCGATGGATGTTCTGTGCGAACGTGCCATTCAAAAGTTGCGCAGCACCTTTGAGTTTTACCATGTGGCCCTCTACGTCCTTATGGAAACAACCCTTGTCCTCCGCAATGAGGATGGCATCCCGCTGCCGCCCGATAGGGACAGTGTGTTTCCGCTGACGTTGGAGCTTCAGGATCAAAACCTTAACAGCAAAGCCGCTCGTGAACGGCGGACGATTCGGGTGAACGATGTACGCACCTCGCCCGATTATGTGGGGACGCCTGCTACGCCGGACATTCGCTCGGAACTGATCTTGCCGCTGATGGTCGAAGATCAGGTGGTGGGGATGCTGGATATTGCCTCCGATATGCCGAACGCCTTTGGCGAAGAAGATGCCATGCTCTTTCAGGGGTTGGCGAACCAATTGGCGATTGCCCTGCGCAACGCTGAGCTTTACGAATCGGCGCAGCAAGCACAGGCAGAGGCGGAAACCTCCAACCTTTTGAAAAGTCGCTTTTTAGCGAATATGAGTCACGAACTGCGCACACCGTTGAACTCAATCATCGGTTACACCGAACTGATGGTGAAGCAAATCTACGGGACAATCACGCCACAGCAGCAAAACCGCCTTGAAAAAGTCCTCCGCAATGGGCAGAGTTTGCTGGCGCTGATCAACGACATTCTTGACCTCTCCAAAATTGAGGCAGGGCGCATTGAACTGCGCGACGAACCGCTTGATCCGGTTGCCATTGCCAAAGATGTGGCAGCAACCGTGCTGCCTCTTGCCGAACAAAATGGGAACACGTTTGATCTTCGCCATGAGGAGGCGATCCCGACGCTTCACGCCGATACAGCGCGGGTGCGGCAAATCCTCTTTAACCTGCTGAGCAACGCCGCCAAATTCACCCAGTCCGGCAAGATTGCTTTAGATATTCGGCGGGAAACAGACGACGACGGCGTGTGGGTGGTCTTTGAGGTGAGCGATACGGGCATTGGGATCAGCCAAGATCATCTTCCGATGCTCTTTAAAGAGTTTCAGCAGATTGATGGCTCGGCAACGCGGAAGTATGGGGGGACGGGCTTGGGGCTGGCGATTAGCCGTCGTTTTTGCCGGATGATGGGCGGGGATGTGATGGTGAGCAGCGAATTGGGAGTGGGGTCGGTGTTCACGGCGCGGCTGCCGGTGCGCCCACCGCAGTCCGTCCTCCCCGTCCGTGATACGCTCACGGGCGAAAAGGCGGGCTGA
- a CDS encoding O-antigen ligase family protein, translating into MSIQANESSQLGSVLGALAALQRAAFGLLPALGVMSVQRMGILVLPRGDVPPDFAFITISLAEIVAMLLLVVSGLRAGIDPAYGLRLRRTCRAIVRRRGGLWLCLLAVWLFLTTLWARERGLAFAGALQFAVILGMAFVLADAFIHEGEGVWRTALIGLLGGAALQAVIAIFQVIHQNPLGLGAFGEIERFWYEPTSYYRAPGLAMHPNYLAGYLLLALFGCALCGVLWRRGRWIAIGVAVLCLVGILCTASRGALLGLVLSAAPALFVGIRALPSRWRVRVVGGVVAVAALAALGLLVVVLRGDLANVTNRLFTPREFFWDDTFSVIRTQPNAFWVGVGENNLMVYIADLYPDEVRPLLPVHNVYVYQVATVGIVGAGLFALALLRMLRGLTAGDGLALFVWTGAILAMIVTSLVDNYFWAIPPFRLVALWAIGMWWGLSLIRKNDL; encoded by the coding sequence ATGTCCATACAAGCCAACGAATCCAGCCAATTAGGGAGTGTGTTGGGGGCGCTTGCCGCCTTGCAGCGTGCCGCCTTCGGGCTGCTGCCCGCGCTCGGCGTCATGAGCGTCCAACGGATGGGGATTCTCGTCCTGCCCCGTGGGGATGTGCCGCCAGATTTCGCCTTCATCACGATCTCACTGGCTGAGATCGTCGCCATGCTGCTGTTGGTGGTCAGTGGGCTGCGGGCAGGAATCGACCCCGCCTATGGGCTGCGCCTGCGCCGCACATGCAGGGCGATTGTGCGCAGAAGGGGCGGACTGTGGCTTTGCCTGCTCGCCGTGTGGCTGTTTCTGACGACACTTTGGGCGCGGGAACGGGGCTTGGCGTTTGCCGGAGCGCTCCAATTTGCAGTGATTCTAGGGATGGCGTTCGTCCTCGCCGATGCCTTCATCCATGAGGGTGAAGGTGTGTGGCGGACGGCACTAATTGGGCTGTTGGGCGGGGCGGCGCTTCAGGCGGTGATCGCCATCTTTCAGGTGATCCATCAAAACCCACTTGGTCTGGGGGCGTTTGGGGAAATTGAACGCTTTTGGTACGAGCCAACAAGCTACTACCGCGCCCCCGGACTTGCCATGCACCCCAACTACCTTGCCGGCTATCTTTTGCTGGCGCTCTTTGGCTGCGCCCTGTGCGGTGTTTTGTGGCGGCGCGGGCGGTGGATAGCCATTGGGGTTGCCGTGTTGTGCCTTGTGGGGATTCTCTGTACGGCATCACGGGGGGCGCTTTTGGGGCTGGTACTCAGCGCTGCACCGGCGCTGTTCGTCGGGATCAGAGCGCTGCCCTCGCGCTGGCGGGTGCGCGTCGTAGGCGGGGTGGTGGCGGTGGCGGCGCTGGCGGCGCTCGGCTTGCTGGTGGTCGTCTTGCGGGGCGATCTTGCTAACGTGACGAATCGCCTGTTCACCCCCCGCGAATTCTTCTGGGACGATACCTTCAGCGTTATCAGAACGCAGCCAAACGCCTTTTGGGTGGGCGTTGGCGAGAATAACCTGATGGTCTACATTGCCGACCTGTATCCCGACGAAGTACGCCCGCTGCTGCCCGTCCACAATGTGTATGTCTATCAGGTGGCGACGGTGGGGATTGTGGGGGCGGGGTTGTTTGCCCTTGCCCTGCTGCGGATGCTGCGCGGGCTTACCGCCGGAGACGGACTCGCCCTCTTTGTCTGGACGGGGGCGATCCTCGCTATGATCGTGACAAGTTTGGTAGACAACTACTTTTGGGCAATCCCACCCTTTCGCTTGGTAGCGTTGTGGGCAATCGGAATGTGGTGGGGACTATCCTTAATTCGCAAGAATGATTTATAA